The Tripterygium wilfordii isolate XIE 37 chromosome 5, ASM1340144v1, whole genome shotgun sequence genome window below encodes:
- the LOC119998226 gene encoding probable protein S-acyltransferase 16, producing the protein MRTMKRGPRFSPAVGIVVLAIGYIYCSTVFIFIERWFGLMTSPGIMNAVVFTAVALMCVVNYAVAIFTDPGQVPSTYKPDIEDSEQPIHEIKRKGGDLRYCQKCSHHKPPRAHHCRVCNRCVLRMDHHCVWINNCVGHANYKVFFVFLVHAVIACIYSLVLLVGSLTNDPQMEEHQSGGPFRTVYVISGLLLVSLSVALGLLLGWHIYLILQNKTHIEYHEGVRAMWLAEKGGNVWKHPYDIGVYENLTSVLGPNIFCWVCPSSSHIGSGLRFRTSYNARTVAST; encoded by the exons ATGCGCACCATGAAGCGGGGCCCCAGATTCTCTCCAGCGGTGGGCATCGTCGTTTTGGCCATAGGTTACATATACTGCTCCACCGTATTCATTTTCATAGAACGGTGGTTTGGTCTCATGACGTCTCCCGGAATCATGAATGCCGTAGTTTTCACAGCCGTCGCCCTCATGTGTGTTGTTAACTACGCCGTTGCTATCTTCACGGATCCGGGTCAGGTCCCATCCACCTACAAACCCGACATCGAAGATTCCGAACAACCTATTCACGAGATCAAGCGCAAG GGAGGGGACTTGAGATACTGTCAAAAGTGTTCGCACCATAAACCTCCTCGCGCTCATCATTGCCGTGTGTGCAATAGATGTGTTTTGAGAATG GACCACCATTGTGTTTGGATAAATAATTGTGTTGGCCACGCGAACTATAAGGTCTTCTTCGTCTTCCTTGTGCATGCTGTAATTGCATGCATTTACTCCCTG GTTTTGCTTGTGGGTAGCCTCACTAATGACCCACAAATGgaagagcatcaaagtggcggCCCCTTCAGAACTGTATAT GTCATTTCCGGGCTGTTGCTAGTCTCCTTAAGTGTGGCTCTTGGTCTTCTTTTAggttggcatatttacctaatttTGCAAAACAAGACCCATATCGAG TACCATGAAGGAGTGAGGGCCATGTGGCTTGCGGAGAAAGGAGGCAATGTCTGGAAGCATCCATATGATATTGGTGTCTATGAAAATCTGACTTCG GTACTAGGTCCAAATATCTTCTGCTGGGTTTGCCCCTCATCAAGCCATATTGGCTCCGGTCTTCGTTTCCGCACATCCTACAATGCTAGAACTGTGGCATCAACATGA